The sequence CAAACCATGCTGAATGATCACACAATTAGGCCGTGGAGCTTCCCAGTTTTTGAGGTGACCGGACTCGACGCTTAGCCCGATCAGTAGTAAAATTTCTGCCACAGCAAATGATATCCTGTATATAAGTGAAGAATTGGATGTTTTTTAGGATTATAAATTCTGATGTTCAAATCTTTGCACTTCTTGAATGGCTAAATGTTATGACTTACtagatatatatgtgtgtgtgtgtgtacttAAAAAGCTGTCGATATGTGGTTTTTTTTCTCACCAAGTTGTGGTAAAGAAAAATCCAGCCTGCAATGTGGAAGTCTTGGCGAAATCAGAATGAAAATCCCAAGTGATTTCAAGTAGTGGGTCTGATTTACTAACTGCGACTAGTAGGTACGTGTGCTGCAATACCATGGCCACTACAAGGACAAGAATTGCAACAGTTGCTGATAAAAGAGGCATTTTCCCACTACTTTTGTAAACACATTGAGATTTGTTTCCTTTTATATCATCATCATTTGCAGCTGTCCATTTCGCCTGAAGGAGTATCAAATTACAGGATTATATGTATTGGTTAAATTAAAAAGGGTCTATTTGAATTGTGCCTCGTCCCATCTGGTGAACACAAAAGGCAATATCTAATGTTGTGAATGCAAGTGTAAGTGATTTTAATTTCCGTTCTTTTTCTTTCTAATACTCCACAACACTTTCAAAATCAACGTAATAAACTTAGTCTTTCTTCAAACTTTCAACGCGTTGTGTATGAGCAAATGTGTtgtggtaggaatatatataaCATGTACGTATAACAAATTAAAGAGATGTAAAAACTAGTTAACAGGGAGACAAATACGTCCACAACAAAAAAGGCCTACAAAAAATCTAAGCTCGCAtttggattgatggattttAAATCCCTGGATCttaaatatattcaaatgtattttttgtAGTTTTGGAGAAGCAACaccataaacttcaaattcactTATTGCAAGTTTATATActgtttcatgttaattatgatagaTTTCAAGATCACCCACTAATGAAGGCATCTGAAATCAGTTCTACTTTGTATaactaatgtgtaaataagtaatatatgaatttaagattcatctattattttatttaaacaacAAAGCTATAATCgaaattaatatatttcaaatccatctATCCAAAAGCAACATAAGAAGaattctcaattcatgcaatATGTTGTGATAGAATCCAGTACCTCCGAACGTGTGGTCTCAGCAACAATACACAGAATGAAGCAGAACAAGCCTAATAAGATTGACAAAACCATAAGGAATGCACCAGTCTTGCTGCCAAGATCGCTATTATTCTGGGTTGGAGCAAGATCAGCATGTGTAACTGCCATTTTCTTGAAGGTTAATATGCTAAAAATTGAGGGTTGAACTGGTGCAATATGTAGAAGAGAAAGATGTGCAGATCACACGTACAATTGTCCACATGGGAAAGAAATTATGGATTTCCAGAATTAGAATTGCTTGGAACAAAGGTTGCTTAAAGCCCATACATTCCAATATTCTTGTGCTTTTCGTGAAAAACCGTTTATGTACAAGCAAATGGCacttcttgattttcttgagatttcataaatttgaaattagaATATATTTCAAAACTCTAGCGTGCAAATATAGGCTTGCTTTGGTTAAGCCAGTCAACTTGTGGAGTTTATGGAATTTAGTAGTAGTGATTATAAACGAAATAAAGTAGGGGTGGGCCCGgttatgttttttttcaaaatatatatatatatatattattatgattttaatttaattaaaatttcattttcaatattttttaaaatttcaaaaaataattaaatttgtaatcaaaattttcattaatgaatttttttaaaaaatatttatttttttaaattttgatagactaataatatatgatttttcaatatatattttttaatttttttagtattaaAAGTTCCTTTCAATCAATATATCGAATACATtggtaaataattcaatttgacGACAGTGGTTGTTAACTTTATTTGAATATGATTTAAACTGgtataaaaaaatctatataataattaaaaatattcattatatcattaattttacataattatttaaacgaTCGTACTTACTAATTTAATACTTTGTGTACCGCACTGGTGAGATACTAGTAACTATTTAAAAATAGACataattcaatttaatatatacatattCTCTATTTctgaaatttaacaaaaattagATAATGATAGAGCATTTTTAtagattaaaaaatatagataattataaagaaatatttaattaattttaaattttttgggaAGATATGGTAGTGCAGACACTTTTAGTTTGTTGATCCTAAGCTTTATTAATTGGTAGCTACCTTAAAAATTGTTCTTTTCTTCCTCAAACTGAATTTGACTGCAGCTTCTCAAATATCCTCAAGTACTGGTACAACGTAAGACTATTTTGATGTTGCCTTGGCATAGGATTCTCATTGGTAACAGTTGAAATGTTGATTCCTCCAGGACGAGGTGATGTTGGTGGAGTTTCGTAAAAGACTGACGATTCCAAAACCTGATGACGATTGTTTTCTTGATATTGATACTTTCTGCCCGTAATGCAGTAACGTATAGGTCACTGGACAGAAAGACTGTCTGTAGGCCAAATACTCCAGCAGAAGTGAACAAGCCATGCTGAATGATTAATACACAATTAGGCCGTGGAGTTTCCCAGTTTTTGAGGCGACCAGACGCTTAGCTCGATCAGTAGTAAAATTTCTGCCACAGCAAATGACATCCTGTATATAAGTGAAGAATTGGATGTTTTTTAGGATTATAAATTCTGGTGTTCAAATCTATGCACTTCTTGATTGGTTAATGGTAATGACTTACGagacatatatacatatatatatatttgtgcgTGTGTAAAAAGCTGTTGATATGTGGTTTCTTTTCTCACCAAGTTGTGGCAAAGAAAAATCCAGCCTGCAATGTGTGTTGGAATATCAAGGAAATAAACGAGGTAACATCGCACCCCAAGATTGAGTTGCATATACGTACCCTAAACATCTCAAGCATATAAACTGAGAATACGAAGTATTTCAGTAAGAACATTGTGATTTTAACACTTATTTTTTCCCCACTAATCCTATTCTTTCTAAGGATAAACACTCCTTGAGAAATCTCAAACTAAATCACTTTCCTCAGTTCTACACTTATGATTATAGATGAGAGAATTTTGTGTTTTAATGTGATTTTGAAATGAATAATGGATGAGTATTTATTGGTAAAGTTTAGagaagaaacaaaaataaaatatcactgCTTACAGAATCAAACCaatcattttttaatcaaattcgGATTGTGAGACAAAGATTATCAGACGATTCAGAGCAAATCAAAAGCAAATCAGAAgcaaacacaacactgttactgtaatgcccggttattcgtacaaatgataatgtttatgtctaggtgtatgatgatacagaatatgtttgtatNTGTTCCTCCTCATTCAGTTGTTAttcattcttatctgaaatttgtaaggggtgagtgttttgggaaacactcagcaagtgggggtcgatcgatttcaaAAGNgagggacatcatgccaaaatttttataaaccgtcaaagtgatgccccttgtttgatttgcttcatactacagttatatcagtcaaaccctattttgattatggtaattatgctaagtatagagtaagggtgtgacagtTACGCATCTCATTTCTATGGTTAAATTATCCCCAATATGTTAGAtatctaaggggtgaggccagaacacagttttatacccactgatgagggccagaaagaactgaaatgtctgctactcgtttacttaaaacgtgctagaattttttttcctctccttaatctccatgattcaaaatatacatatatataatttaaaataccttaacaccatttttaaaaataaaccatccactaacattttaaaatcaatgtaaatagtttaaagcataaaatatttaaacgtCTTACCAaatctaaaaacattatttgaaaagtatagtaCATAATATAACATCTCGAAAATCTCTCATAACGTAAATAAAATCATAGAATATCTTTAAtatcacttaaaatcataaatcataactagtgcggaaaactagcgtcggtcttcgggtcatgtgcaccttcagtcctacaaagtcaaccatcaagaccttcattaacatattcataattaatagcacctgcatcaatcacacctaatgagCCTAGTTAAAGACCCAACACACCACAATCttaataacaagtactacatatacatatcacatgcaccgtaaaaatacttgtacttaaaatatcgttttcttgAAGATGCGtgtaaactttaaacatgaacattttcgtaaacattttcataatgcataaactttaaatacaaacatgttcgtaaacattttcataaacatttgcataaacgttttcatatcatcataaacatattcatattcatatcatcatcaacatatacatattcatatcatcatcaacatatacgtattccttcttcctttcgttgaattcagatcattaattttgactttcgtattcatctacgtctacgtgttgggcgatggatccatctacatgtaaccacagtactgggcggcggggacactagcaacactctcaccggtcaactgagccttggccttacgtattaacatatcatcttaTACATaaacatatccgtatccaaggaaacacgatcgtcgggctcccactagacCATAAcactcacgatatctccaacatattatcgtattagtcacaattacttcacttctttcaacgtttcatattctcatcactttataaaatttaaacatgcatataacgtttttcttttaaaccaagcatacacatgtcttttaaatgtctacgttaaatcataaaattcataaacattttgaaaataacattttttaacatatacatacccatgaaaatttaaaataatcatattaacatataaaacagaaatcagagcactgtcatgacgtttactaatttttggatgtaaaatgaccgttttacctctatacttaaaatttcacgtttttgactttttcttaatttctttgactaTAACAtgccccaaataattatttaagcctaaattaaaattctcataattttatttagcttaaatactaggttttttaattaattcgtaattagtcaTTTAGAAGGCGTTtcaatcccgaaaaatcccaaaatttaatataaaattcctaaattaaaaacttagacttttaataattatttgagcttaaatataatttttcataattttatgaagcataaaactaggcgtttcaattaactcgttaattagcatttcgtgcggcgattaaatcatgaataaatccaaaactcattattttgatcccaaattttaaacataacatttttattatttattctaccattgtgagccatgaaccacacccgttgacccatggtttcaattttagccttttaatttttgtttttgacacaacgacgaacacaccgagccatctcccaatttactcgagccacgctcgagccacctcgagccaaatcCTAGTCAACCTAGCTAGggaccctcttgaccaagcccagcccaaagaaccaGCCATGCCCAGCTCAAAAACCTCCTGGAACTCGACCCCAATTCTGCATGTGTTGTGCGTGTGTATCCTATGGACCTTAGGACTCATATCTAGACTAGGACCCCTTCCAGTCCTGAACCACTTGGCCCCTCGTGACCCgtaccatccctggaccacgcccagactcgACCCAGAACGACCCAAGCCCTATAACCCATGCAGCGAGCCACCACAACAGCACAGCAGCCTCGCGTATGATGCCTCTAGCGTTCTCACTTTTCCTTTCGAGCCAGTAGCCACCTAAGCCACACCAGCCCCTGTCTAGACCATTGTGCACCATCTTAGGACTctaaggacctagcctagcccagccccaaatcccctggccgagccctctCTTCCCTGCACAAGCTACAACCTGCGCTCCCTCTTGTTGGCTCTCGGGTGGATTCCTAGCtttctaggactcctccccagcctctTATCTCGAGTCCATGCAtgtctaggactcttcccctgacCCATACCTGACTCTAGCCCAGCCACGGTCCACCTCCAGCCAAGCCAAGCGACAATGCCCCATCAACCGAGCCCCTATGATCAAGACGTTTCGATTTCGGTCCCGACTTGTTTTCCATTATCGTTTGCGGCATGTTGTGTAGTTCTAGGACTCCTTAAACTAGTGTAAAACATTCCTATTacatatcctaatcatggcagccccttctagCACATATAAACCATGTTTTTGGAACACAATCAAGCTTTAAAAAATCCATGAAGATGCATGAACGAAAATATTCAAAggtgcaacttgtttttcattcaaaactcaattaaataaatactatggtgtgatagatgtaataaaaaaagaatatggcgtgcctctGCATATTTTAGGCAGgaataaacgttgacgattgcgaagaacggcgacgagaAAACGACGGCTTGAAAACCTTGCAAACTTGAtgcctttttccttcaaaattttgtgtgtgtgtcgtgtatttgTTGTTGAGAGGAGAGTTTGAATGTCCAATGGGTGTGGGGCGTGGGGTTATGGGGTGGGTTATTAGTTTAAATAATGCTTAGAATCCTAATTAAACTCTAATTGCTAGTTTAGGCCTATTAACCATATTAATTAGGTCCAATTAGCCCATTAgggtttaattaatatataaaaattaatttgtttaataaagtttgtgaatttattagccgtgTTGCCAAaatgttcgtatttttgttgaaaatccaacaccgataaaattacgtcccagcatataaaatcacctcaaaactccttattttcaaaaataataaaaagcatcaatcatattttaaataattaaaaacaattaaccaaaaaaaattttctagcacgttttaagtaaacgagtagcagacgtttccagaacacagttttatacccactgatggggggccagaacacagttttatacccactgatgggggccagacagaattaaaGTTATCGTTCCATTTCAAATCGATTTGTAACAGTGTATTACAGAATTCAGATTTATcaaacagaacttatcagaagTTTGAAAGGAATCCAGCGGAGTCAAAgaatatcaaattcaaaaagAACATAACAttcatcgatcgaaattttaaattatgtaaacACTGATTTTAGAAATTAAtgacacacatacaagcatgtcatgttatttttacgcaaagcttaaaattacaataaaatacgtaacaaaaacccacttaccgaatTCGAAGGTATGCTTCGAGAGTTGCTGAAACTCGGAGGTGCAAAGCTTGCTGAAATTCGGACATGTGATGGCCAAACTCGGACAGGACTTCACGACAATAATATTGACGATTCCAGCACGAGAATGCCGGCACAAGCTTCCCTTCTTCTCCCATTCCTAGCGGCGGCCGAGCACTTTTTGAAGGGGGTGAGGACCGAAATTTTGAGGGCTTTTTGGGAGGGGTTTTTTGTAACATTTCCTTCAGCATTGCATGCCATATTTATAGGTGAATGGTGGCTTTTCTCCTACCTCATGGCCGCTCACCTTGGTGCCCAATAAAGCCATCAATGTGGTCAACAATCTATCCAAACATTAAAGGTCACCTTGGTTATTAAAGGGTCGATTCTTGCACAATAAATTGATCCAAGCCTCTTAGCTCTTTCCTTAGCTCCTTTTCTTGGTTAACTCAATGTTCAtctcttgcataataagtttgtccaaacctttagctcctttAGCTCCTTCcttggttaactcaatggtcatctcttgcacaataagtttgtccaaacctttagctcttCTCCTAGCTCCATTTTTGGTTCTTTTAAGACAAGAAaagttgagcttctttgagctaaaagattgagttcatgagctggggttttattcctcgGATGATGACTCTTCCATTGTTGCGGTTTCTTATAGCATAGATTCTCGTTGAGCTAATCTTCGAGCTTTTGAGctgaaaatttacgtatattgttgagtttatttaattagaagttttggatttaaaattttggatttcatttcttacgtgatttgcttcgAAAAATCCGGATCCTCACATCACACCctccttattggaagtttcgtcctTGAAACTCGAGTTTGCTTAATCTTTGAAAAGGTAGGGATACAGGGTGCGCATCTTCTCCTCTAGCTCCCATGTTGATTCTCGCTCAGTGTGGTTTGACCATTGTACTTGTACATACTGAATTTTCCGGTGTCGTAACACTTGTTCTTTGGTGTTCACTATACGGATAGGGACCTCTTCGTATTTCAGTTCTTCATTCATGTTGCAGTCGAGTACAGGGGTGCGACCTCGAGAATATGATTCGAGTCGGGAATGTATCTTCTTAGCTGTGAAACGTGGAAGACGTTGTGGATTCTTGACATGTCCGGTGGCAAGGCTAGTCGATAAGCTAGGATTTCAACCctttcaagaatctcgaaagGTCTGATGTTTCTTGGgtttaattttcaagatttgctGAAGCGGACTACTCTCTTCAAAGATGAAACCTTGACATAAACCTTTTCACTGACTTCGAATTCTAACGATATTCTTTTCAAGTTCGTCGATCTTGTGCTGCCTTGAGTTTATCCCAGATGATCACTATTTTATCAACAATCACTTGAACAGTTCAGGTACTATGATATCTTTCTCTCCGATTTCAATACTTCCATGATATTTATTGTTATCGGCAAATTCAATCAAGGGGGGGGGGGTGTTTACTTCAATTTCCTCTGAAGTCTATGGAACATGCCCTAAGAATATCTTCAAGAGCATGTATTTTTATTCTCAATTTGTCCATGAGTTTGGGATTGAAAATCCATCCTGAGAGTGTTCTTGGTTCATTTTGGCTTAGCGTATCAGCTATCTTGTTAGCCTTAGGTCATAATCTTTCAATAGTTCGATCCACCGTCTtggcctcatgtttaattcttttgGTGTGAACGGTATTTGAGGCTTTGCTAATCGGTAAATATCTCACATTTGGTACCAAAGAATTTGATTTTCCGGATCTTTGGCACAAATACAATTGTGGCTAATTCAATATCATGTGTTGGATAATTTTGCTCACATGGTTTTAATTTCGTTGATGCATAGGAAATTACTTGTACCTCTTGAATGAGAACACATCACAATCCTCTTTTGATGCATCATTGTAAATTGTGAAATTCCTGCCTTATTCGAGAAGTACTAATAATGGCGTAGAAGCGAGTTTCTTTTTCAGGATCTAAAACTCTTCTCACATTCTTCACTCTAATTGAATTTAGAGTTCTTTTGAGTGAGCTTGGTGAACGgaagaaaatccttcaacaCATTTTCTTAATAGCCAACTAATCCCAGAAAGCTTTGAACTTCTATTCTAGTTTTTGGTCAAGGACAGTCCATGATTGCCTCTACCTTTTTGGTGATCCACTGATATGCCCATTTCAGAGATTATATGACCCAGGAATGTGATACCTTTTTGGCCAAAATTCATATTTAGTATATAGTTATTTTTCTCTGAGCATCTGCAGAGTAAGGCGAAGTTCTTCCTTGCGGTCTTCCTTACTTGTTGAATATGcaagaatgtcatcaataaatactACCACAAACTTGTCGAGGAATTTATTGAACACTTTGTTCATGAGTTCTATGAATGTTGTTGGAGCATTGGTCAGGCCAAAAGGTATTATCGTAAACTCGTAGTGTTCATACCTTGTTTTGAAGGCTATTTTAGGAATATCCTCTGCTTTTACTTATAGTTGTAGTAGCTTGACCTTAGATCAAGCTTCGAAAAGATCTTAGCTCCTTTTAACTGATTGAAAAGGTCATCTATACTTGAAAGATGCCATTTGTTCTTTAGAGTTCTTTGTAGATCGACACACTATCTTGTACTTTCACCATTCTTCTGATCCAATAAGACTGAAGCTCCCCAAGGAGAGGCACTTGGTCTGATTCGTTTTTGTCTAACAAATCTTGGAATTGATCTTTAGCTCCTTGAGTTCAACTGAAGCCATTCGCAATGGTTACTTAGATATTGGTGCAGTACAAGCTATAAAGTTACTTTTGAATTCTACTTCACGGTCTGAGATAATTCAAAGTAACGCTTCCGGAGCTCTCGTACCAcaggaatattttatttcttgagCTCAATTCCTTATTTTGCTTCTCTCATTATCGCTAGCTAGATTTCTTAGCCATATTCCATGGCTTTCTAAGTTTCAGAAGCAGAAAAGAAGGAtttatgttccttatccttgacATGAAATACGATTTATTCTTGGATTGGAGTTTGTCATTATTACCCCGAAAATCTACCATTGCATGATTCTTGTCTGACCAAGCAATTCCCATAGTAAACTGAATATGCGCATCCATACTTATTTTATtctatcttaaaattatcatgATTTCTATCTCAAACTTAAAACCAATATAGAATCTTAGAACATAACTCCTTATCAGCTTATCGACTTGAGTcctcaaaaataaatttcttttaCTAAATCTTTCTTTAATTAAGACTATGAGCCTAGCATTCTTTAACACAAACAAGTTTCGTTGGATGTATTTCTCCTCAAATCTTcccttatttttttttctttttttttgtactATAATAAGAGTCAGAACTTATTATGTATGCTACACTTTCTCGACTCCCGTCAATATCTTACTTTATTTCCATAAGGAAgtgacttaaaaataatataaattcctTCATAGATATTATTTCTTACCTCCATAAGATTTTACAAAATcctgcatatttaaatttagcaCTTAGCATCCCAAATTTAATGTACATACTGTTACTTATTGACACAAAAATCAACTTCTACATCTGAATATTAAAGCTTATATAATTcttatctcatattttcataaataatttattatccccGAGTCAAACATTTCATCTTAAGTCGGAAGCTTATATTCGATAGATAAATTCCCAAAATTGAAGCCAAATTATATAAGATAGGTGTATTCCCATAAATATAAGTCAACTTATATCTGATAGGTATattctcaaaaatataattcaacttatctttttatatttcCAAAGAAATGTTACACTTCTTTCTTCTCGTATCATATAACCATAATACCAGTCTAGCCTACCTTATCATCTCTCCATCATTACTGTTATTTTTCCACTACATCCATAggtgcttcttcttcttcttccacgtTTTCAACGACAAGGTGCATATAGTTTATCTTTTTCTTGCAGTCTATCCATAGCGCCATGAAGCATGGCGATGTAACGTTCTTGCTTGCTAGCAAGGTCTTCATGTTGATGAAGATAGTGGTTAGCAAGATCCTTCTCAGTTTCAATCCTTACTATCAACTTTCGATTAGGGAAAACTAGTTGTACAACGTGAGATGGGTTACTTAGTGTTAGGGCGAGCTGGCTCTTTGCTCGATCAAGGTAATTGGTGAGACGCTATATATCAGTTTGAAGCAGGTTCTTAATCTCCATGAGTTCTTGTTTCTCTTTTTTTGCTCTAACAAAATTGAGCCTTTAGGGTTGCAATCTCTCGTGTTTGGTTTTCAATGGTAAGTTGACGCATGTGAAGGGCGGCTTGAGCACGAGTATAAGAGGTGGCCATTTCCAACACATATCGAATGAAAAAAGGATCAAAGTTACATTATCAGATAAGCATGGTATTTGGATCAAACAAAATTTTCGTGGGATTTTCCAAAAGTGGAAAGAAGGGTAATTTTGCATAGATTGTAAGCAGTTAAAGACATTGAGTTTTGAGATTTCATGGGAGAGCATAAGCCATCCAATTTCGGCGATAGCTTGAACTTGAAGATTTAAACAAACGGAGAAGAGTGTGATGTACCAGAATGATTTGGATATGAAAGCAtgggcttttgccaaaatttgacttcacCAAATTTTGTTTTATCAAAATCCCaacgggattatgaacctgacaGCTCTGATATCACTTAAATGTCACCCTTCAGGCCACTTAGAAGATGGCAAGACAGAAACACACCGAGCGGAACAACGAATAA comes from Primulina huaijiensis isolate GDHJ02 chromosome 2, ASM1229523v2, whole genome shotgun sequence and encodes:
- the LOC140958635 gene encoding uncharacterized protein yields the protein MAVTHADLAPTQNNSDLGSKTGAFLMVLSILLGLFCFILCIVAETTRSEAKWTAANDDDIKGNKSQCVYKSSGKMPLLSATVAILVLVVAMVLQHTYLLVAVSKSDPLLEITWDFHSDFAKTSTLQAGFFFTTTWISFAVAEILLLIGLSVESGHLKNWEAPRPNCVIIQHGLFTSAGVFGLLTVFLGSGLYVTALRAERWYQDQENNHRQVLESSVFYETPPTSPRPGGINISTVTNENPMPRQHQNSLTLYQYLRIFEKQSNSV